One window of the Alphaproteobacteria bacterium genome contains the following:
- a CDS encoding pyridoxal phosphate-dependent aminotransferase, with protein MNESADSATVKIANDRRRLRPAVDELEGSLIRKVAETNIGRDDVIPLWFGEPDLPTPDYIKQALVQAVADDHVFYAQNRGIPPLRETLAAYSSKLIGREIGVERITATVSGMAGIMLTSEVLVDNGDNVVVVGPVWPNCKGTVFIMGGEARTAPLRADENGQWHLDLDDIRSRCDERTRAVFVNSPGNPTGWIMEQDQQRELLEFTRERGIYLISDEVYIRLIYDRPRAPSFLDIAEPEDRVIVINSFSKTWSMTGWRLGWLTHPADLGPDLSKLNEFNIASPATFVQHAGVVAVRDGEPFVTEMVERYRRNRDLVFQRLGAMPRVTLSRPEGAFYAFFSVDGMTDSLEYARELIAETGVGMAPGRAFGEEGEGWLRLCFAAEADILSAAMDRLERAFS; from the coding sequence GTGAACGAGAGTGCAGATAGTGCGACCGTTAAAATCGCCAACGACCGCCGCCGGCTGCGGCCTGCGGTCGACGAGCTCGAAGGCTCGCTGATCCGGAAGGTCGCCGAGACGAATATCGGACGCGATGATGTGATTCCGCTCTGGTTCGGCGAACCGGACCTGCCGACGCCGGATTATATCAAGCAGGCGCTGGTCCAGGCCGTGGCGGATGATCATGTTTTCTACGCCCAGAATCGCGGAATTCCGCCGCTGCGCGAGACGCTCGCCGCCTATTCGAGCAAACTGATCGGGCGCGAGATCGGCGTCGAGCGGATCACCGCGACCGTCTCGGGGATGGCGGGGATCATGCTGACCTCGGAGGTGCTGGTCGATAATGGCGACAATGTCGTGGTGGTCGGGCCGGTCTGGCCGAACTGCAAGGGCACCGTGTTCATCATGGGCGGTGAGGCGCGAACCGCACCCCTGCGGGCCGACGAGAACGGCCAGTGGCATCTCGACCTGGACGACATCCGCAGCCGGTGCGACGAACGCACGCGGGCGGTATTCGTCAACTCACCGGGCAATCCGACCGGCTGGATCATGGAGCAGGACCAGCAGCGCGAGTTGCTGGAGTTCACCCGCGAGCGCGGCATTTATCTGATTTCGGACGAGGTCTATATCCGGCTCATCTATGACCGGCCGCGCGCACCGTCGTTCCTGGATATCGCGGAACCCGAAGACCGGGTGATCGTCATCAACAGTTTCTCGAAGACCTGGTCTATGACGGGCTGGCGGCTCGGCTGGCTGACCCATCCCGCCGACCTCGGGCCGGACCTGTCCAAGCTGAACGAGTTCAATATCGCCTCGCCGGCGACCTTCGTGCAGCATGCCGGTGTCGTGGCCGTGCGTGATGGCGAGCCGTTCGTGACGGAAATGGTCGAGCGGTATCGCCGGAACCGGGATCTCGTATTCCAGCGGCTCGGCGCCATGCCGCGGGTGACCTTGTCACGCCCGGAGGGCGCCTTCTATGCGTTCTTCTCTGTCGACGGCATGACCGACAGCCTGGAATATGCGCGCGAGCTGATTGCGGAGACAGGTGTCGGGATGGCGCCGGGGCGGGCCTTCGGTGAAGAGGGCGAAGGCTGGCTGCGGCTGTGCTTCGCGGCCGAAGCCGACATATTGTCGGCGGCGATGGATCGGCTCGAGCGGGCCTTTTCCTGA
- a CDS encoding branched-chain amino acid ABC transporter permease: protein MLGAQLALNAVALGAAYALVAIGFVLVLNATTAVNFAHGESVVAGGFAAVALAMLLPAGGAIPGIVLLPGVLVLTALLGLAIAALAYLPIRNRPPVSVFVTTIAFGIIVTNGLNAAFGAAPRAAPALLGTGAIEFLGVTASRQSLAIIATAVLLVGALAFVLQRTQLGRQFRACAQDPEMARALGIRLTLITLLAFALGTAFAGAAGLLLAHQFFVTPSDGAGLILKAYIAVVIGGWGSLRGAAIGAMLIAVFEVGVASISSQPLAEGLLYLAVLLVLLVRPDGIFGEPQRLRV, encoded by the coding sequence ATGCTCGGCGCCCAGCTTGCCTTGAACGCGGTAGCCCTCGGCGCCGCCTACGCACTGGTGGCCATCGGGTTCGTCCTCGTGCTCAACGCGACCACGGCCGTGAACTTCGCCCATGGCGAGAGCGTCGTCGCCGGCGGGTTCGCCGCGGTCGCACTGGCCATGCTCCTGCCCGCGGGCGGCGCCATCCCGGGGATTGTCCTGCTGCCCGGCGTGCTGGTGCTGACCGCGCTGCTGGGCCTGGCCATTGCGGCGCTCGCCTATCTCCCAATCCGCAACCGCCCGCCCGTCTCGGTCTTCGTCACCACCATCGCGTTCGGCATCATCGTGACCAACGGCCTCAACGCGGCCTTCGGCGCCGCCCCGCGCGCCGCCCCCGCACTCCTGGGCACGGGTGCGATTGAATTCCTCGGCGTCACCGCCAGCCGACAGTCACTCGCGATCATCGCCACGGCGGTATTGCTGGTCGGTGCGCTCGCATTCGTCCTGCAGCGCACCCAGCTCGGCCGCCAGTTCCGCGCCTGCGCTCAGGACCCGGAGATGGCGCGCGCGCTCGGCATCCGCCTGACCCTGATCACCCTGCTGGCCTTCGCGCTGGGCACCGCATTTGCGGGCGCGGCAGGGTTGCTGCTCGCCCACCAGTTCTTTGTCACCCCGTCGGACGGCGCGGGCCTGATCCTCAAGGCCTACATCGCGGTCGTCATCGGTGGCTGGGGCAGCCTGCGCGGCGCGGCCATCGGCGCCATGCTCATTGCCGTCTTCGAGGTCGGCGTGGCGTCGATCTCCTCCCAGCCGCTGGCCGAGGGTCTGCTCTATCTCGCCGTGCTGCTGGTGCTGCTGGTCCGGCCCGACGGTATCTTCGGCGAGCCCCAGCGATTGCGCGTATGA
- the denD gene encoding D-erythronate dehydrogenase yields the protein MKVVITGGTGMLGRRLALRILAKPELVGPSGAPEAVEKLVLFDAFEPVEPPPEDPRVEIVTGDICDPATVDALIDGETDSVFHFAAVVSGGAEADFDLGYAVNLDGGRNVLEASRHTGRCPKIVFTSSLAVYGGERSIDDSTALTPQTSYGTQKAIGELMVNDYTRKGFVDGRTLRLPTIVVRPGKPNKAASGFASSIIREPLQGDAIDNPASRDTRMLILSPKRAVQAFIDVHNADGDFLGPNRSVMMNGISPSIGEMLDALRAIAGDAVAERVRDEPDALVQTIVDSWPWYGDGERARALGMAPDASVSEIIENFIADELDGQIADQAGA from the coding sequence ATGAAGGTTGTGATAACGGGTGGCACAGGCATGCTGGGCCGACGCCTGGCGCTGCGAATCCTGGCGAAACCCGAACTGGTCGGCCCGAGCGGTGCGCCGGAGGCGGTGGAAAAACTGGTGCTGTTCGACGCGTTCGAGCCGGTCGAGCCGCCGCCCGAGGACCCGCGGGTGGAAATCGTCACCGGGGATATCTGTGATCCAGCCACGGTCGATGCCCTGATCGATGGTGAGACGGATTCTGTGTTCCACTTCGCAGCCGTGGTCAGCGGCGGTGCCGAGGCGGATTTCGATCTCGGCTATGCGGTCAATCTCGACGGCGGGCGCAACGTGCTCGAGGCCAGCCGGCACACCGGCCGATGCCCGAAGATCGTGTTCACAAGCTCGCTGGCGGTCTATGGCGGTGAGCGCTCGATCGACGATTCCACGGCCCTGACTCCCCAGACCTCCTACGGTACACAGAAGGCGATCGGCGAGCTGATGGTCAACGACTACACCCGCAAGGGCTTCGTCGACGGTCGCACCCTGCGCCTGCCGACGATCGTGGTGCGGCCTGGCAAGCCCAACAAGGCGGCGTCGGGCTTCGCCAGCTCGATCATTCGCGAACCCCTGCAGGGCGATGCGATCGACAACCCGGCGAGCCGGGACACGCGAATGCTGATCCTTTCGCCGAAGCGCGCGGTGCAGGCCTTTATCGATGTGCACAATGCCGACGGCGATTTCCTTGGCCCCAACCGGTCGGTGATGATGAACGGGATTTCACCCTCGATCGGGGAAATGCTCGATGCGTTGCGCGCCATCGCCGGCGACGCGGTCGCGGAACGGGTGCGCGACGAACCCGATGCGCTGGTTCAGACCATCGTCGACAGCTGGCCATGGTATGGAGATGGCGAACGGGCCCGCGCCCTGGGTATGGCGCCCGACGCGTCGGTTTCGGAGATTATCGAGAACTTCATTGCCGATGAGCTGGACGGACAGATCGCCGACCAGGCAGGCGCGTGA
- the hspQ gene encoding heat shock protein HspQ has protein sequence MSESSARFHVGQVIQHRLFGYRGAVFDVDPTFEGSDEWYDEVARSRPPKDAPWYHVLVHDSAHTTYVAERNLIADPDPAQIDHPMLGDYFNLYDGTRYLTGARTN, from the coding sequence ATGAGTGAATCCTCCGCGCGTTTTCATGTCGGCCAGGTCATCCAGCATCGGCTCTTCGGCTATCGCGGTGCGGTGTTCGATGTCGACCCGACCTTCGAAGGCAGCGATGAATGGTATGACGAGGTCGCCAGGTCCCGGCCACCCAAGGATGCGCCCTGGTATCATGTGCTCGTTCATGATTCCGCCCACACGACCTATGTCGCCGAGCGCAACCTGATCGCCGACCCCGACCCGGCGCAGATCGACCATCCGATGCTCGGCGATTACTTCAACCTGTATGACGGCACCCGCTACCTGACCGGCGCCCGCACCAACTGA
- a CDS encoding branched-chain amino acid ABC transporter ATP-binding protein/permease, producing MSPTISSFTRQNRLVIVAGGALAVYALFFATSYDQRILTLAGVYVIMVLGYQFIFGHAGALSLAQGAFFGVGAYVTGILASQFGSGFLVTFPLSILVASVLALIVAVPVLRLASHYFALATLALSQLLLLIAVNWESVTGGANGLPGVPPITIGDWHFTRGLPLLLFVWGLAVAAMLITRWQLNPLRVTVFTVMRESPLAVPAFGIDPGLLRLRAFLLSAAFGGAAGALFVHTNRVVSPETLGFGIMVTCLTMTVVGGRFGILGAVIGALLLTHLPEWFRGLDEYYLVAVGVLLLAMVVFAPDGLASFIKSRPVPVPAPLESTTTVPASPNADGLPVLEVANLSKRYGGIQALDDVGLTISAGEIVGLIGPNGAGKTTLANIITGIARADAGSITSAAFCLTTATPTSIARQGVARTFQTPQLPDGLTVRETVATAAANIGDPNNNSARATAAIATCGLTDVADARCGTLAHGLRRRVEIARALAGAPTVLVLDEPAAGLAPTEQTEIADILRTLAAGGIAVLVIDHNIEFLRPLATRLACLDAGHLIADGAFEDVLADTAVRNAYFGLVQR from the coding sequence ATGAGCCCGACGATTTCATCCTTCACCAGACAAAACCGGCTGGTCATCGTCGCGGGCGGCGCACTGGCAGTCTACGCGCTGTTCTTCGCCACTTCCTACGACCAGCGCATTCTCACCCTGGCGGGCGTCTATGTGATCATGGTGCTCGGCTATCAGTTCATCTTCGGCCATGCCGGCGCGCTGAGCCTCGCCCAGGGCGCCTTCTTCGGCGTCGGCGCCTATGTGACGGGTATTCTCGCCAGCCAGTTCGGCAGCGGGTTCCTCGTAACCTTCCCGCTCTCCATATTGGTCGCGAGCGTGCTGGCGCTGATCGTCGCGGTACCGGTACTGCGCCTGGCGTCGCATTACTTCGCGCTGGCCACCCTGGCCCTCAGCCAGCTCCTGCTCCTGATCGCGGTAAACTGGGAATCGGTCACGGGCGGCGCCAACGGCCTGCCCGGTGTCCCACCCATCACCATCGGCGACTGGCATTTCACCCGCGGCCTCCCGCTCCTGCTCTTCGTCTGGGGCCTGGCGGTGGCCGCCATGCTAATCACCCGGTGGCAACTCAACCCGCTGCGGGTCACGGTGTTCACGGTGATGCGCGAATCACCCCTAGCCGTCCCCGCCTTCGGGATCGACCCCGGCCTGCTGCGCCTGCGCGCCTTCCTGCTGAGCGCGGCCTTCGGCGGCGCGGCAGGGGCGCTGTTCGTCCATACCAACCGGGTGGTGTCCCCAGAGACGCTGGGCTTCGGAATCATGGTGACATGCCTGACCATGACGGTCGTCGGCGGGCGGTTCGGCATTCTCGGCGCGGTTATCGGCGCGCTCCTGCTGACCCACCTGCCGGAATGGTTCCGCGGCCTCGACGAATATTATCTCGTCGCGGTCGGCGTCCTTCTGCTGGCGATGGTGGTCTTCGCACCCGACGGGCTGGCGTCCTTCATCAAATCCAGACCTGTGCCGGTGCCCGCCCCCCTGGAATCCACAACTACCGTCCCCGCGTCACCGAACGCAGATGGCTTGCCGGTCCTCGAGGTCGCGAACCTGTCCAAACGTTATGGCGGCATCCAGGCGCTCGACGACGTCGGCCTGACGATCAGCGCGGGAGAAATCGTCGGGCTGATCGGGCCCAACGGCGCGGGCAAGACCACCCTGGCGAATATCATCACCGGCATCGCCCGGGCTGACGCGGGAAGCATCACCTCCGCGGCATTCTGTCTCACGACCGCAACACCAACTTCCATCGCCCGCCAAGGCGTCGCGCGCACCTTCCAGACGCCCCAACTGCCCGATGGGTTGACCGTCCGTGAGACCGTGGCAACCGCCGCCGCGAATATCGGCGACCCGAACAACAACAGCGCGCGCGCCACCGCCGCCATCGCCACATGCGGCCTCACAGATGTCGCGGACGCGCGCTGCGGCACGCTTGCCCATGGTCTGCGGCGGCGGGTCGAGATCGCCCGCGCGTTGGCCGGCGCGCCAACCGTCCTGGTGCTCGACGAGCCCGCCGCCGGACTTGCTCCCACAGAACAAACCGAAATCGCCGACATCCTGCGCACCCTCGCCGCCGGTGGCATCGCCGTCCTGGTCATCGATCACAACATCGAATTTCTGCGGCCACTCGCCACCCGCCTGGCCTGCCTCGACGCCGGGCACCTGATCGCCGACGGGGCCTTCGAAGACGTTCTCGCCGACACGGCCGTCCGGAATGCCTATTTCGGGCTGGTGCAGCGATGA
- a CDS encoding MurR/RpiR family transcriptional regulator: MDSERDQIPTSERILADLQDVYPNLSPQLRRAAHYLIDRPDEIAFTSMRQLADRAEVQPATMVRLAQALGFDGYEALREPFRDALRRQPAGFGQRARKLLARTSRRRKGRALAQLANEMVAADRDNLSLSLEAIGSDELAEAANVLAGARRIYVVGQRSLFPAAFYVHYACSMFRDDMILMDGNGGTFADRLRGISAEDAMLVFSFEPYSRGAVEAAEYAATRGAAIIAVTDSLVSPLSSLTKHMLLVGTDTPALFKSVVPVLSIAQVLVAQILAQGGQSALTSVAESEHQLETFGAYWTEADRVAAPDIAPAASDGDGPDIREAPASFDRSQERRGS; this comes from the coding sequence ATGGATTCAGAGCGCGACCAGATACCCACCAGCGAGAGGATTCTGGCGGATCTTCAGGACGTGTATCCCAATCTCAGCCCGCAGTTGCGCCGGGCCGCGCATTATCTGATCGACCGACCCGACGAGATCGCCTTCACCTCCATGCGGCAACTCGCCGACCGGGCCGAGGTCCAGCCGGCGACGATGGTGCGCCTGGCCCAGGCGCTCGGATTCGATGGCTACGAGGCCCTGCGCGAGCCTTTTCGCGACGCATTGCGCCGCCAGCCCGCGGGTTTCGGGCAGCGCGCGCGCAAACTCCTGGCGCGCACCAGCCGCCGCCGCAAGGGCCGGGCGCTGGCCCAGCTGGCGAACGAAATGGTGGCGGCGGACCGCGACAATCTTTCCCTGAGCCTGGAGGCCATCGGTTCGGACGAACTGGCGGAGGCGGCCAATGTGCTGGCCGGTGCGCGGCGCATCTACGTCGTTGGCCAGCGCAGTTTGTTCCCTGCGGCCTTCTACGTGCATTACGCCTGCTCCATGTTCCGCGACGACATGATCCTGATGGACGGCAATGGCGGCACCTTTGCCGACCGCCTGCGCGGTATTTCGGCCGAGGATGCGATGCTGGTATTCTCCTTCGAACCCTATTCGCGCGGCGCGGTCGAGGCGGCCGAGTACGCGGCGACCCGCGGGGCCGCGATCATCGCCGTGACCGACAGCCTGGTCTCGCCGCTTTCGTCCCTGACCAAGCACATGCTGTTGGTCGGTACGGACACGCCGGCCCTTTTCAAGTCGGTCGTCCCGGTCCTCAGTATCGCCCAGGTCCTGGTCGCCCAGATCCTGGCCCAGGGCGGCCAGTCGGCGCTCACCAGCGTCGCCGAGAGCGAGCACCAGCTCGAGACCTTTGGCGCTTACTGGACGGAGGCGGACCGGGTCGCCGCACCAGATATCGCACCGGCTGCGTCTGACGGCGATGGTCCGGATATTCGAGAGGCTCCGGCGTCCTTCGATCGTTCGCAGGAGCGGCGCGGGTCCTGA
- a CDS encoding aspartate aminotransferase family protein, with product MDKPVTSTRTPKARRGDARPAAHTRVLHRHSHSVLPVAASGDGPYVIDTNGKRYLDASGGAAVSCLGHSDAEVIAAVQAQIGKMPFAHSAFFTNEPMEQLADLMVAGAPEGLDRVYFTSGGSEAIEAALKMARQYFIEIGQPARTTFIARRQSYHGNTLGALSVGGNEWRRAPFREIMAETRHVDPCYAYRGQGEGESEDAYASRLADELEAEIQAAGPERVIAFVAETVVGATSGGVEPVAGYFRKIREVCDRHGVLLILDEIMCGLGRTGSLYAFEQDGIVPDMVTVAKGLAAGYQPIGAVLLSEEIFDAFYDGSGFFQHGHTFMGHATACAAGLVVQEKLQAPEMMPHVQTLGEMLDTRLNERFGNHPHVGDMRGRVMFRGLELVADRTTKVPFDPALKLHARVKAEAMGRGLMCYPAGGTIDGTRGDHILLAPPFVVGETEIDLIVERLGEAIDAAIASAA from the coding sequence ATGGACAAGCCCGTAACATCGACGCGCACGCCGAAGGCGCGCAGGGGTGACGCGCGTCCGGCGGCCCACACGCGGGTGCTGCATCGTCACTCACACAGTGTTCTCCCGGTCGCGGCGTCTGGCGACGGCCCCTATGTGATCGACACGAACGGCAAGCGCTACCTGGATGCGTCGGGCGGCGCGGCCGTGTCGTGCCTGGGGCACAGCGATGCGGAGGTGATCGCGGCGGTGCAGGCGCAGATCGGCAAGATGCCGTTTGCCCACAGCGCCTTCTTCACGAACGAACCCATGGAGCAACTCGCGGATTTGATGGTTGCCGGTGCACCCGAAGGGCTCGACCGGGTCTACTTCACGTCGGGCGGTTCGGAGGCAATCGAGGCGGCGCTGAAGATGGCGCGGCAGTATTTCATCGAGATCGGCCAGCCGGCGCGCACGACCTTCATCGCGCGCCGCCAGTCCTATCACGGCAACACGCTGGGTGCGCTCTCGGTCGGTGGCAACGAATGGCGTCGCGCGCCGTTTCGCGAAATCATGGCCGAAACCCGCCATGTGGACCCTTGCTACGCCTATCGGGGACAGGGCGAGGGCGAGAGCGAAGATGCCTATGCGTCCCGGCTCGCGGACGAACTCGAAGCGGAAATCCAGGCCGCGGGACCCGAGCGGGTAATCGCGTTCGTGGCCGAGACCGTGGTCGGCGCGACCAGCGGCGGCGTGGAGCCGGTTGCGGGATATTTCAGGAAAATCCGCGAGGTCTGCGACCGCCACGGCGTACTGCTGATCCTCGACGAGATCATGTGCGGCCTTGGTCGTACGGGGTCGCTGTACGCCTTCGAGCAGGACGGGATCGTGCCCGACATGGTGACCGTGGCCAAGGGGCTGGCGGCGGGGTATCAGCCGATTGGCGCGGTGCTTCTTTCGGAGGAAATCTTCGATGCCTTTTACGACGGCTCCGGCTTCTTCCAGCACGGCCACACCTTCATGGGACATGCGACGGCCTGCGCGGCAGGACTCGTCGTGCAGGAAAAATTGCAAGCGCCCGAAATGATGCCTCATGTCCAGACGCTCGGTGAAATGCTGGACACGCGGCTGAACGAGCGGTTCGGCAATCACCCGCATGTCGGAGATATGCGCGGCCGGGTGATGTTCCGGGGGCTTGAACTGGTGGCCGACCGGACCACGAAGGTGCCGTTCGACCCGGCGCTGAAACTGCATGCGCGGGTCAAGGCTGAGGCCATGGGCCGCGGCCTGATGTGTTACCCGGCAGGCGGCACGATCGACGGGACCCGGGGCGATCATATTCTGCTGGCGCCGCCGTTCGTCGTTGGAGAGACGGAAATCGACCTGATTGTCGAACGTTTGGGGGAGGCCATTGATGCCGCAATCGCAAGCGCAGCCTGA
- a CDS encoding adenine phosphoribosyltransferase yields MNIADHIRTIPDFPKPGILFYDISTLLAHPQAWRHTVDLLAVAIRQHEPDVIAGIESRGFLVGAPLALQLGCGFTMLRKQGKLPGETTSYTYELEYGADTVEMQVDAIAPGQKVVIIDDLLATGGTAGGALHLLRQADADVRAAAFIIELAGLGGREHLDVPITALLEFDA; encoded by the coding sequence ATGAACATCGCCGACCATATTCGAACGATCCCGGACTTCCCGAAGCCCGGAATCCTGTTCTACGACATCTCGACCCTGCTGGCGCACCCGCAGGCGTGGCGCCACACGGTCGACCTGCTGGCGGTCGCCATCCGCCAGCACGAACCCGATGTGATCGCCGGCATCGAGAGCCGGGGATTCCTGGTCGGCGCGCCGCTGGCGCTGCAACTGGGCTGCGGCTTCACCATGCTGCGCAAGCAGGGCAAGCTGCCCGGCGAGACGACGTCATATACCTATGAACTGGAATACGGCGCCGACACGGTGGAAATGCAGGTCGACGCCATCGCCCCGGGCCAAAAAGTGGTGATCATCGACGACCTGCTCGCAACCGGTGGCACCGCGGGCGGCGCGCTGCATCTGCTGCGCCAGGCGGATGCGGATGTCCGCGCCGCGGCCTTCATCATCGAACTCGCCGGCCTCGGCGGACGCGAGCACCTGGACGTACCGATCACCGCATTGCTCGAATTCGACGCCTAG
- a CDS encoding TAXI family TRAP transporter solute-binding subunit: MSYYRKSLLSVAAAAAVAIGGVSLHAPEASAQQRDILIGGGSVTGVYYQVALQTCQIMNKHSGGKYNCVGRPALGSVFNVNAVNRGLLDFGVAQSDRNWQAANGKADWDGKPVDKLRSVFSAHPEAVLLVTRKDAGIKSVGDLKGKTVNIGNPGSGQRGNSMDLLPLYGIDPDKDIKAEGLQQGEASRALVDKKVDAFIYTVGMPSAAIEEPANSTEIDILDINSDAIKKFISDKPYYVLAKYPAGIVKGVDEFETYAVKATVVTSADVEDQVVYDYVKTVFENLEELKGTHAAFKILKPEDMLGGLSAPLHPGAEKYYKEKGLM; encoded by the coding sequence ATGAGTTACTACCGAAAATCCCTTTTGTCGGTCGCGGCTGCGGCTGCGGTCGCCATCGGCGGGGTGTCCTTGCACGCCCCCGAGGCCAGCGCACAACAGCGCGATATCCTGATCGGCGGCGGTTCGGTCACCGGCGTCTACTATCAGGTGGCCCTCCAGACCTGCCAGATCATGAACAAGCATTCCGGCGGGAAATATAATTGCGTCGGTCGCCCGGCGCTCGGTTCGGTGTTCAACGTGAATGCGGTCAACCGTGGTCTGCTCGACTTCGGCGTGGCGCAGTCCGATCGCAACTGGCAGGCCGCGAACGGCAAGGCCGACTGGGACGGCAAGCCGGTCGACAAGCTTCGCAGCGTGTTCTCGGCACATCCCGAGGCCGTGCTCCTGGTAACCCGCAAGGACGCCGGCATCAAATCGGTCGGCGATCTCAAGGGTAAGACCGTGAACATCGGTAACCCGGGGTCGGGCCAGCGCGGCAACTCCATGGATCTGCTGCCGCTTTATGGAATCGATCCGGACAAGGACATCAAGGCCGAGGGCCTGCAGCAGGGCGAAGCGTCCCGCGCGCTGGTCGATAAGAAGGTCGATGCCTTCATCTACACGGTCGGCATGCCGAGCGCGGCGATCGAGGAGCCGGCGAACTCGACCGAGATCGACATCCTCGATATCAACTCGGACGCGATCAAGAAGTTCATCTCCGACAAGCCCTATTATGTTCTGGCCAAGTATCCGGCCGGTATCGTGAAGGGTGTGGATGAGTTCGAGACCTATGCCGTGAAGGCGACGGTCGTGACGAGCGCCGATGTCGAAGACCAGGTCGTTTACGACTATGTGAAGACGGTGTTCGAGAATCTGGAAGAGCTGAAGGGCACGCATGCCGCGTTCAAGATCCTGAAGCCGGAAGACATGCTCGGCGGCCTTTCGGCCCCGCTCCATCCGGGCGCCGAGAAATATTATAAGGAAAAGGGCCTGATGTAG
- a CDS encoding PaaI family thioesterase, whose product MTEFQARELTEGLNGYLGFRLIDWREGFAQIAVDLKDQHKNRQGGLHGGVTASLIDAATGFCGVYEPDPEKRRGNVTVSLNVNFVGRAKGDTLICTAKTIRAGRRIYFASGEVRDEHDNLVASAEAVYAYVDRDAQRRPADRS is encoded by the coding sequence ATGACCGAATTTCAAGCACGTGAACTGACCGAGGGATTGAACGGATATCTCGGTTTCCGGCTGATCGACTGGCGCGAGGGATTCGCCCAAATCGCCGTCGACCTCAAGGACCAGCACAAGAACCGACAAGGCGGGCTGCACGGCGGCGTGACCGCCTCGCTGATCGATGCGGCGACCGGCTTCTGCGGGGTCTACGAACCCGATCCCGAGAAACGCCGGGGCAACGTCACCGTGTCTCTCAACGTCAACTTCGTGGGCCGGGCCAAGGGCGACACGCTGATCTGCACCGCGAAGACGATCCGCGCCGGCCGGCGGATCTATTTCGCATCGGGCGAGGTGCGTGACGAGCATGACAATCTGGTCGCCAGCGCCGAGGCGGTCTACGCCTATGTGGACCGGGACGCCCAGCGCCGGCCCGCGGACAGATCATGA
- a CDS encoding ABC transporter substrate-binding protein, which translates to MYAISRFWVVATALAAIVVAAGLASLTDARAEPLRIPVLVPITGFLSLEGTSQRNGAELALRGSGVDFDVDDTATSPEIAVNAFERALTSGRNRDDVIAVVAPMLGTQMLALIPLADEFEVPMVTVSGTARITELGSPNVFRFFPGDVVVKAAHARYAIEELGAKRPAVIFQTTAYGQSGRTELDRNLIALGHPPVIAEGLDVSVKDMLPVLSKVRDSGADALLLHLHSGPTALVVRQARAMGLDIPIIAGSAMHQPETAALLEPSELDGVCAESGSSPISETNTDMLAFADAYRTAFDREPDAFALGQYDGVNMILAAIGAGAKSAADIRQYLATRRYRGLAMTYASDGKGNMAHSAVILCYAGNSRVPAIVKRYENLTGVL; encoded by the coding sequence ATGTATGCAATATCGCGCTTTTGGGTTGTCGCGACCGCACTCGCGGCCATCGTGGTCGCCGCGGGCCTGGCGTCGCTGACGGATGCCCGCGCCGAGCCGCTGCGCATCCCCGTCCTGGTCCCGATCACCGGCTTTCTTTCACTTGAGGGCACCAGCCAGCGTAACGGTGCCGAGCTCGCCCTGCGCGGCTCCGGCGTCGACTTCGATGTCGACGACACCGCCACCTCGCCGGAAATCGCGGTCAATGCGTTCGAGCGCGCGTTGACGTCTGGCCGCAACCGCGACGACGTGATCGCCGTCGTGGCGCCGATGCTCGGCACCCAGATGCTGGCGCTGATCCCGCTGGCGGATGAATTCGAGGTGCCCATGGTGACCGTGTCGGGCACCGCCCGCATCACTGAACTCGGCAGCCCCAACGTGTTTCGCTTCTTTCCCGGCGACGTGGTCGTCAAGGCCGCCCATGCCCGCTACGCCATCGAGGAACTGGGCGCAAAACGCCCGGCGGTGATTTTCCAGACCACCGCCTATGGTCAGAGCGGCCGCACCGAGCTCGACCGCAACCTCATCGCACTCGGCCACCCGCCGGTGATCGCGGAGGGGCTCGACGTGTCGGTCAAGGACATGCTGCCGGTGCTCAGCAAGGTGCGGGATTCGGGTGCCGACGCGCTGCTGCTTCATCTGCATTCAGGCCCAACCGCGCTGGTCGTCCGCCAGGCCCGCGCGATGGGGCTCGACATCCCGATCATCGCCGGCTCGGCCATGCACCAGCCGGAAACAGCCGCGCTGCTCGAGCCTTCGGAGTTGGATGGTGTTTGCGCGGAATCCGGATCGTCGCCGATATCGGAAACCAACACCGACATGCTTGCGTTCGCCGACGCCTACCGCACCGCCTTCGATCGCGAACCGGACGCCTTCGCACTGGGACAGTATGACGGGGTGAACATGATCCTCGCCGCAATCGGTGCAGGGGCAAAATCCGCCGCCGATATTCGCCAGTATCTGGCCACCCGGCGCTATCGGGGCCTCGCCATGACCTACGCGTCGGACGGCAAGGGCAACATGGCCCATTCGGCGGTGATCCTCTGCTACGCGGGCAACAGTCGGGTGCCGGCCATCGTCAAGCGCTACGAGAACCTCACGGGCGTCCTCTAG